The stretch of DNA TCGCGCTCCTCGGGATCGAAGCGATCGATCTTGTTCCAGACTTCGAGAATGCGGGCGCCGGAGTCGGGATCGATGCCGAGCTGACGCAGCACGGCGTCGACGTCACGCTCCTGCGCCTCTGCGTCTTCATGCGAGATGTCGCGGACGTGCAGAATGATATCGGCCTCCAGCACCTCTTCCAGCGTGGCGCGAAACGCGGCGACGAGCTGTGTCGGCAGGTTGGAAATGAATCCGACGGTATCCGACAGCATCGCCTTGCCGCCATGCGGCAGGCTCAGCGCGCGCAAGGTGGGGTCGAGCGTCGCAAACAGCATGTCGGCCGCCTGCACATCGGCGCGTGTGAGCCGGTTGAACAGCGTCGACTTGCCGGCGTTGGTGTAGCCTACCAGCGCTACCACGCGGTACGGCACCCGCTGGCGGCCGGCGCGATGCAGCCGCCGCGTCGCCTGTACCTTCTTGAGCTCGTTCTCCAGCCGCGTGATGCGGTCGCCGATCAGGCGGCGGTCGGCTTCGATCTGGGTCTCGCCGGGGCCGCCCATGAATCCAAAACCGCCGCGCTGGCGCTCCAGATGGGTCCAGGACCGCACCAGGCGGCTGCGCTGGTAATTCAGATGCGCAAGCTCGACCTGCAGCGCGCCTTCCTTGGTCTTGGCGCGGCGGCCGAAGATTTCCAGGATCAGGCCGGTGCGGTCGAGAACCTTGGCATTCCACGCCTTCTCGAGATTGCGCTGCTGGATCGGCGACAGCGCGCAATCCATCACCACCAGCTCGATGTCGTGGCCCGCGATCAGGCCGGTGATCTCCTCGACCTTGCCCTTGCCGAGATAGGTCGCAGGCCTGATCTGGCTGATCGGCGCAATCAGCGCGTCTGATATCGTGAGGTCGATGGCGCGCGCCAGGCCCGTCGCTTCCTCGAGCCGGGCCTCGGAATCGCGCACAACATCGCTCGCCTGCGCATCGGCGTCGCCGCGGCGCATGCGCAGATAAGGGCCGATGACGATCACCCGCCCGCTTTGCTTACCCTCCGCCGACCGCGGACGGTCGGCGCTCCCTTCACGGTTGAGGGGTTCCAATCAGTTCACTCTCAAGCCGGGGCATCCTCGCCGCCTTCGAACAACTGAATCGGAGCTCCCGGCATGATGGTCGAGATCGCGTGCTTGTAGACAAGCTGCGAATGACCGTCGCGCCGAAGCAGCAAGCAGAAGTTGTCAAACCAGGTAACAATCCCCTGCAGCTTCACTCCGTTGACCAGAAAGATCGTTAGTGGCGTTTTTGTTTTACGAACGTGATTTAGGAAGGTGTCTTGTAGATTTTGTGCGCGGTCTGCCGCCATTGTTTTTATCCCGCCGTCTCGTGCTTCTTTTTTGTTAAGCCGGTTGTTGCTCTCTCACGGAGCCTGCCCCGACTCGCCGGCGTCCCCTGAGATCCCCCTCCGGTCGGCTCGGCAGGACGATTAGAGGGTACGCGCGGTTTTAAGGCAAGCCGGTTCGCGTTCCGCTTAGCAGGAACCCAGTGGCCATTCTCCGTAAAAGTGCGGAAAGAGATAAATATTCCAAAGCAAGTGCATGGATCGGCTCAAAGCGAGCGAGATGAGCCGAAGGGTCCGGCGTAGCGAACAAGCGATTCACTTAAGACTTCAGCCAACCCCGAGCGCCTTGAGCTTGCGGTGTAGCGCCGAACGCTCCATGCCGACGAATTCGGCGGTGCGCGAAATGTTGCCCGAGAACCGGCTGATCTGCGCGATCAGATAGTCACGCTCGAACACTTCCCGCGCCTCACGCAGCGGCAGCCCCATGATGTGCTCGCCATTGTTGCTGGTCGGCATCGCCGGCACCATCGAGCCCACATCCTGCGGCAGCATGTCAGCGGTGATGATCGCTTCAGGACCGCCACCGGCCAGAATCATGACGCGCTCGACATTGTTGCGGAGCTGGCGGACGTTGCCGGGCCACACATGCGACTGCAATACCGCCATCGCATCCTGGCCGATCTGCCGCTTCGGCAAGCCGGTTGCCGCCGAGATCTGGTCCATGAAATAGTCGATCAGTTCCGGAATGTCCTCGCGGCGTTCCGACAGCGGGGGGACGCGGATCGGCACCACCGACAGCCGGTGGTAGAGATCCTCGCGGAAACGCCCTTCCGCGATCTCTTCCTCCAGGTTGCGCGCCGTCGAGGAGATGATGCGGACGTCGACATGAATCTTGCCGGTGCCGCCCGAGCGCTGAAAGGTCTGATCGACCAGCACGCGCAGGATCTTGTTCTGGGTCTCGCGCGGCATGTCTGCGATTTCATCGATGAACAGCGTGCCGCCGTGCGCCTCTTCCAGCGCGCCGGGCTTGCGTGGATGTTCGCCATTCGACTGCTCGATACCGAACAATTCGACCTCCATCCGCTCCGGCGTGATCGCCGCGGCGTTGATGACGACGAACGGTCCTTCTGCACGGCTGGATGCATTGTGCAGCGTCCGCGCTGCCAGTTCCTTGCCCGAACCGGAGGGGCCGACGAT from Bradyrhizobium sp. AZCC 1693 encodes:
- the hflX gene encoding GTPase HflX — protein: MEPLNREGSADRPRSAEGKQSGRVIVIGPYLRMRRGDADAQASDVVRDSEARLEEATGLARAIDLTISDALIAPISQIRPATYLGKGKVEEITGLIAGHDIELVVMDCALSPIQQRNLEKAWNAKVLDRTGLILEIFGRRAKTKEGALQVELAHLNYQRSRLVRSWTHLERQRGGFGFMGGPGETQIEADRRLIGDRITRLENELKKVQATRRLHRAGRQRVPYRVVALVGYTNAGKSTLFNRLTRADVQAADMLFATLDPTLRALSLPHGGKAMLSDTVGFISNLPTQLVAAFRATLEEVLEADIILHVRDISHEDAEAQERDVDAVLRQLGIDPDSGARILEVWNKIDRFDPEERENLRNIATRRPPERPCFLVSAVSGEGINELLTAIEDRLAATRTTLDLSIDASDGAGISWLHRNAEVLNKELHDGRFDMTVRVDETKRDIVVSRFDAVPRVA
- the hfq gene encoding RNA chaperone Hfq, which produces MAADRAQNLQDTFLNHVRKTKTPLTIFLVNGVKLQGIVTWFDNFCLLLRRDGHSQLVYKHAISTIMPGAPIQLFEGGEDAPA
- the ntrX gene encoding nitrogen assimilation response regulator NtrX, whose amino-acid sequence is MASDILIVDDEADIRDLVAGILEDEGFNTRTARDSDSALGEIANRRPHLVFLDIWLQGSKLDGLQLLEQIKKDHADVPVVMISGHGNIETAVAAIKRGAYDFIEKPFKSDRLILVATRALETSRLKREVKELKQLAPTASVLTGRSACMNQLRQTIDRAAKANSRILIVGPSGSGKELAARTLHNASSRAEGPFVVINAAAITPERMEVELFGIEQSNGEHPRKPGALEEAHGGTLFIDEIADMPRETQNKILRVLVDQTFQRSGGTGKIHVDVRIISSTARNLEEEIAEGRFREDLYHRLSVVPIRVPPLSERREDIPELIDYFMDQISAATGLPKRQIGQDAMAVLQSHVWPGNVRQLRNNVERVMILAGGGPEAIITADMLPQDVGSMVPAMPTSNNGEHIMGLPLREAREVFERDYLIAQISRFSGNISRTAEFVGMERSALHRKLKALGVG